The uncultured Hyphomonas sp. genome includes a window with the following:
- a CDS encoding amidohydrolase family protein, with product MATSDLIIRGGTIVDGTGAAPFEGDVAVSGGQITAIGKVSGKGIEEIDARGQVITPGFVDIHTHYDGQAAWGEAISPSSLHGCTTVIMGNCGVGFAPCRPEDHDRLIRLMEGVEDIPFPVLSEGLPWSWESFPDYLDFLSSRRFDTDIGAQLPHAALRVYVMGERGANREDATAEDIAAMKQLAKEAVMAGALGFSTSRTLNHRTSDGQPTPTLTASETELIGIAEGLKEAGRGVLQFVSDFNDPQKEAAMLRRIVEESGRPLSVSLAQADVAPEGWRALLSAIEAAMNDGLPMRAQVAPRPVGVLLGLELTMNPFSAHPSYAAIAKQPLAERVAALRDPAFREKLLSEEPASDNPFLKVMLRSFGKMFQLRDPVNYEPGPESTLEYMANARGISPEEMALDLMLERDGRGVLYLPFLNYSQGSLEPIRAMMESPATLPGLSDGGAHVGMICDGSFTTTMLTHWARDRQRGPKLPIEYLVKRQTQDTAQWMGLHDRGVIAPGYRADLNVIDVANLKLHLPEVQYDLPAGGRRLMQRASGYTATILKGEITHRDGDPTGAKPGRMVRGAQALQTAAIAAE from the coding sequence ATGGCGACGAGCGATCTGATTATCCGCGGCGGGACAATCGTGGACGGCACAGGCGCTGCACCATTCGAAGGCGATGTGGCGGTCTCCGGCGGCCAGATCACAGCCATCGGCAAGGTTTCCGGCAAGGGCATCGAGGAGATTGACGCACGCGGACAGGTCATCACGCCCGGCTTTGTCGACATTCATACCCACTATGACGGCCAGGCGGCCTGGGGCGAAGCGATCAGCCCTTCCTCCCTTCATGGCTGCACGACTGTGATCATGGGCAATTGCGGCGTCGGCTTCGCGCCCTGCCGCCCGGAAGACCATGACCGGCTGATCCGCCTGATGGAGGGCGTGGAGGACATCCCCTTCCCCGTCCTCTCCGAAGGCCTGCCCTGGAGCTGGGAGAGTTTCCCGGACTATCTGGATTTTCTCTCCAGCCGCCGGTTCGATACCGACATCGGCGCCCAGCTGCCGCACGCCGCCCTGCGCGTTTATGTGATGGGCGAGCGCGGCGCGAACCGCGAAGACGCGACCGCCGAAGACATCGCCGCCATGAAGCAGCTGGCGAAAGAGGCCGTGATGGCCGGGGCGCTGGGCTTCTCCACCTCCCGTACCCTGAACCATCGCACGTCCGACGGCCAACCAACGCCGACGCTGACGGCCAGCGAGACCGAACTGATCGGCATAGCGGAAGGCCTGAAGGAAGCGGGCCGCGGCGTGTTGCAGTTCGTGTCCGACTTCAATGATCCGCAGAAAGAAGCCGCCATGCTGCGCCGGATCGTTGAAGAATCCGGACGGCCGTTATCCGTCTCCCTCGCTCAGGCCGATGTTGCGCCGGAAGGCTGGCGCGCCCTGCTCAGCGCGATTGAGGCAGCCATGAATGACGGCCTTCCGATGCGGGCACAGGTGGCGCCGCGCCCCGTAGGCGTACTGCTCGGCCTTGAACTGACAATGAACCCGTTCAGCGCCCACCCGTCCTATGCGGCGATTGCCAAACAGCCGCTGGCCGAACGGGTTGCCGCCCTGCGCGACCCGGCCTTTCGGGAGAAGCTGCTGTCGGAAGAACCGGCCTCGGACAATCCGTTCCTGAAAGTCATGCTGCGCAGCTTCGGTAAGATGTTCCAGCTGCGTGACCCGGTGAATTACGAGCCCGGCCCGGAAAGCACGCTGGAATATATGGCCAATGCGCGCGGGATCAGCCCGGAAGAGATGGCCCTCGACCTGATGCTGGAGCGCGACGGGCGCGGCGTGCTCTATCTCCCCTTCCTCAATTACTCGCAGGGGTCGCTCGAACCCATCCGCGCGATGATGGAGAGCCCGGCCACCCTGCCCGGCCTGTCCGACGGCGGGGCGCATGTCGGCATGATCTGCGACGGTTCCTTCACCACGACGATGCTGACCCATTGGGCACGCGACCGCCAGCGCGGGCCGAAACTGCCGATCGAGTACCTGGTGAAGCGCCAAACGCAGGACACGGCCCAGTGGATGGGCCTGCACGACCGCGGCGTGATCGCACCCGGCTACCGCGCGGACCTCAACGTGATCGATGTCGCGAACCTGAAACTCCACCTGCCGGAAGTTCAGTATGACCTGCCTGCAGGCGGACGCCGCCTGATGCAACGCGCCTCCGGCTACACCGCGACGATCCTTAAAGGCGAGATCACGCACCGGGATGGCGACCCGACCGGCGCAAAGCCAGGCCGGATGGTCCGCGGGGCGCAGGCCCTTCAGACCGCGGCCATCGCGGCGGAGTAG
- the dapF gene encoding diaminopimelate epimerase, producing MKIWKMNGAGNAFAIFDARSVPFSPTEDQVRQLAEEMKADQVIALERDAARDVFMRIWNKDGGEVSACGNASRCVGRLLLDETGKDGITIQTEADMLRAFRADDGLITVDMGSPLMGWEDIPLAEKMDVRGVDVKIGPMDNPVLSRPAVVSMGNPHAVFFVSDVDAYDIPALGPLVEWHPLFPEGTNVGFAQVIDRNTIRLRVWERGAGLTKACGTGACAALVCAARAKLTERKAKLILDGGDLLIEWRESDDRVYMTGPVELEFETEI from the coding sequence ATGAAAATCTGGAAGATGAACGGGGCGGGCAATGCGTTTGCCATTTTCGACGCCCGGTCTGTGCCGTTCTCCCCGACGGAAGACCAGGTGCGCCAGCTGGCCGAGGAAATGAAGGCAGACCAGGTGATCGCACTCGAGCGGGATGCCGCGCGTGACGTGTTCATGCGGATCTGGAACAAGGATGGCGGTGAAGTCTCCGCCTGCGGCAATGCCAGCCGCTGCGTCGGCCGCCTCCTGCTGGACGAGACCGGCAAGGACGGCATCACGATTCAGACCGAAGCCGACATGCTGCGCGCCTTCCGCGCCGATGACGGGCTGATCACGGTTGACATGGGCTCGCCCCTGATGGGCTGGGAAGACATTCCGCTGGCGGAAAAAATGGATGTGCGCGGGGTCGACGTGAAGATCGGCCCGATGGACAATCCGGTCCTGTCGCGCCCGGCGGTCGTCTCCATGGGCAATCCGCACGCGGTGTTCTTCGTCTCCGATGTGGACGCTTACGACATCCCGGCGCTCGGCCCGCTGGTGGAGTGGCATCCGCTGTTTCCGGAGGGCACGAATGTCGGCTTCGCGCAGGTCATCGACCGGAACACGATCCGCCTGCGCGTCTGGGAACGCGGGGCGGGGCTGACGAAAGCCTGCGGCACGGGCGCTTGCGCGGCGCTCGTCTGCGCGGCGCGCGCAAAGCTCACCGAGCGCAAGGCGAAACTGATCCTCGATGGCGGAGACTTGCTGATCGAATGGCGCGAAAGCGACGACCGCGTCTACATGACCGGCCCGGTCGAACTGGAATTCGAAACCGAAATCTGA
- a CDS encoding helix-turn-helix transcriptional regulator, which produces MKNILRILRSEKGWSQAELADRLDVSRQSVNAIETGKYDPSLPLAFAIARLFGRSIEEIFDDEAEIAEAAE; this is translated from the coding sequence ATGAAGAACATTCTCCGCATTCTGCGTTCAGAAAAGGGATGGAGCCAGGCCGAACTGGCCGACCGGCTCGACGTCTCCCGCCAGTCCGTAAACGCCATCGAGACCGGGAAGTATGACCCGTCCCTGCCGCTGGCCTTCGCCATCGCCCGCCTGTTCGGGCGCAGCATTGAGGAAATCTTCGATGATGAGGCCGAGATTGCCGAAGCGGCCGAATAA
- a CDS encoding EamA family transporter — protein MPVYEILPIALCLMSAITLATTNVLVKGGGDILTGRMIVQVTAALIVLPFAFVFPMPPVSTWPLLGISMVSHWFYQGCLIRAMHRGDLSLVYPVMRGLGPLATAVFATFLLQEHLAPMQQIGLFCASFAILFFALPTAATREGRSLDRRALFWAVLTAVGIGLYAVSDTRAARAMPHPMTFVIILFVVDWVGVTLVFLWQRRGRYMQTIRPQLRSGVIGGIVGCLSYGMAIFAYTMTDAAMVTALRETSVVFAAVMAAVFLKESFGARRIVAASVLATGLVLMQAGAV, from the coding sequence ATGCCTGTCTATGAAATCCTCCCTATTGCGCTCTGCCTCATGTCGGCGATCACGCTGGCGACCACCAATGTCCTGGTCAAAGGCGGCGGCGACATCCTGACCGGCCGGATGATCGTTCAGGTCACCGCGGCGCTGATCGTCCTGCCTTTTGCATTTGTCTTTCCGATGCCGCCTGTGAGCACCTGGCCGCTTTTGGGCATCTCCATGGTGTCACACTGGTTTTACCAGGGCTGCCTGATCCGGGCGATGCACCGGGGCGATCTTTCGCTCGTCTATCCGGTGATGCGCGGGCTTGGGCCGCTTGCCACAGCGGTCTTCGCGACATTCCTGTTGCAGGAGCATCTCGCGCCCATGCAGCAGATCGGCCTGTTCTGTGCGTCCTTTGCCATTCTCTTCTTTGCCCTCCCGACCGCTGCGACGCGGGAAGGGCGCAGCCTCGACCGGCGGGCTCTGTTCTGGGCCGTGCTGACGGCGGTCGGGATCGGACTTTATGCTGTGAGTGACACGCGCGCAGCGCGGGCGATGCCGCACCCGATGACCTTCGTCATCATTCTCTTCGTGGTCGACTGGGTCGGCGTTACGCTCGTCTTCCTCTGGCAGCGGCGTGGACGGTACATGCAGACGATCCGCCCACAGCTCCGCTCCGGTGTGATTGGCGGCATCGTCGGGTGCCTGTCTTATGGCATGGCGATCTTTGCCTATACGATGACAGATGCCGCCATGGTGACGGCCCTGCGGGAAACCTCTGTCGTCTTCGCAGCCGTCATGGCGGCCGTGTTCCTGAAAGAGAGTTTCGGTGCCCGGCGCATCGTCGCAGCCTCGGTTCTCGCCACCGGTCTGGTCCTGATGCAGGCCGGCGCAGTGTGA
- a CDS encoding MaoC family dehydratase codes for MTAQTKSNPGNYFEDFSIGMELVHATPQTVTEGDIALYRALTGNRYAQYSSAEFAKAAGLPGLAIDPIHAFHVVFGKSVPDISLNAVANLGYADGRIRRPIMPGDTLNTVSEVIGMKENSNKRTGVVWVRTRGFNQNGIEVMSFVRWVMVNKWEEDSAVPPAHIPDLPEAVPGSELEGFAPMEDWDFALAGSPYGYEDYEIGEKINHVDGMTVEEAEHQIATRLYQNTAKVHFDAHGQKSSRFGKRLIYGGVVISIARSLAFNGLANAGQVLAINGGTHASPLFAGDTIYAWSEVLDKADLSDKAGALRLRLVAVKDQEPGAFAYKTGDGKYADGVLLDFDYWAAIPKLSGR; via the coding sequence CAGACGGTGACCGAAGGTGACATCGCGCTCTACCGCGCGCTCACCGGGAACCGCTACGCCCAGTATTCCTCGGCTGAGTTTGCGAAGGCCGCCGGCCTGCCGGGCCTCGCCATCGATCCGATCCATGCGTTTCATGTGGTCTTCGGAAAGTCAGTGCCGGACATCTCGCTGAACGCTGTTGCAAATCTCGGCTATGCAGACGGACGCATCCGCCGCCCGATCATGCCGGGCGACACGCTGAACACCGTGTCCGAAGTCATCGGCATGAAGGAAAATTCCAACAAGCGCACCGGCGTCGTCTGGGTCCGCACACGCGGCTTCAACCAGAATGGCATCGAGGTCATGTCCTTCGTGCGCTGGGTGATGGTGAACAAGTGGGAAGAGGATTCCGCCGTGCCGCCTGCCCATATTCCGGACCTGCCGGAGGCTGTGCCGGGCAGCGAGCTGGAAGGCTTCGCCCCGATGGAAGACTGGGACTTTGCCCTCGCCGGGTCACCCTATGGCTATGAAGACTATGAGATCGGCGAGAAGATCAACCATGTCGACGGCATGACGGTGGAAGAGGCCGAGCACCAGATCGCGACCCGCCTCTACCAGAACACTGCCAAGGTCCACTTCGACGCCCACGGCCAGAAATCCAGCCGCTTCGGCAAGCGCCTGATCTATGGCGGTGTGGTGATCTCCATCGCCCGTTCGCTCGCGTTCAACGGCCTCGCCAATGCGGGGCAGGTGCTGGCCATCAATGGCGGCACGCATGCAAGCCCGCTGTTCGCCGGCGATACGATCTATGCGTGGAGCGAAGTGCTGGACAAGGCAGACCTGTCGGACAAGGCGGGGGCCCTGCGCCTGCGCCTCGTGGCCGTGAAGGACCAGGAACCCGGCGCCTTCGCCTACAAGACTGGCGACGGCAAATATGCTGACGGCGTGCTGCTCGACTTCGACTATTGGGCTGCGATCCCAAAGCTCAGCGGCCGTTGA
- the mtaB gene encoding tRNA (N(6)-L-threonylcarbamoyladenosine(37)-C(2))-methylthiotransferase MtaB — translation MTKPETPSSPTLITLGCRLNSYESEVMRGHAAGAGLSDAVIVNTCAVTGEAVRSARQAIRRAAKDHPGAPILVTGCAAQIDPDMFAEMPEVTRVIGNHEKMKAETWQPADLLGGHEKVRVNDIMSVKETAAHLIDGMDGRARAYVQVQNGCDHRCTFCIIPYGRGNSRSVPAGEVVEQVRRLVETGHYEVVLTGVDLTSWGADLPGTPQLGNLVQRILKLVPELQQLRISSIDAIEIDDALFEAMGEPRLAPFMHLSLQHGDNLILKRMKRRHSRDDAIALAEKLRTLRPDIALGADIIAGFPTETEVHFENSVRLVDDCGLAFLHVFPYSPRPGTPAARMPQLDKAVIKERAARLRETGENALKTHFSRHIGEICDVLVEREISARLPDFTPVKLSRDPGQAGRPVRAHITGHDGRQLIGEIDA, via the coding sequence ATGACGAAGCCTGAAACCCCCTCCAGCCCGACGCTGATTACGCTCGGATGCCGCCTCAACTCCTACGAGTCTGAGGTGATGCGCGGTCATGCGGCCGGCGCGGGCCTCTCCGATGCGGTGATCGTGAACACCTGCGCGGTGACGGGGGAGGCGGTGCGGTCTGCCCGTCAGGCCATTCGACGGGCGGCGAAGGACCATCCGGGCGCGCCCATTCTGGTGACAGGCTGCGCGGCCCAGATCGACCCCGACATGTTCGCGGAGATGCCGGAAGTCACCCGCGTCATTGGCAATCATGAAAAGATGAAGGCTGAGACCTGGCAACCGGCAGACCTTCTGGGCGGGCATGAGAAAGTGCGGGTCAACGACATCATGTCGGTGAAGGAAACGGCTGCCCACCTGATCGATGGCATGGACGGGCGCGCGCGGGCCTATGTTCAGGTCCAGAATGGTTGCGATCACCGCTGCACTTTCTGCATCATTCCTTATGGCCGCGGGAATTCCCGCTCCGTTCCGGCGGGAGAGGTGGTGGAGCAGGTGCGCCGCCTCGTGGAGACGGGGCATTATGAAGTTGTGCTGACGGGCGTGGACCTCACCAGCTGGGGCGCGGACCTTCCGGGCACGCCGCAGCTCGGCAATCTGGTGCAACGTATCCTGAAACTCGTGCCGGAGCTTCAGCAGCTGCGCATTTCCTCCATCGACGCAATCGAGATCGATGACGCCCTGTTTGAGGCGATGGGCGAGCCGCGCCTTGCCCCCTTCATGCATTTGTCGCTGCAGCATGGCGACAATCTGATCCTGAAACGGATGAAGCGCCGCCATTCGCGGGATGACGCGATTGCGCTGGCGGAGAAATTACGCACCTTGCGTCCGGATATTGCACTTGGCGCCGACATCATCGCTGGATTTCCAACCGAGACTGAGGTGCATTTCGAGAACTCAGTCCGTCTTGTGGACGATTGCGGCCTGGCCTTCCTGCACGTCTTTCCCTACAGCCCGCGGCCCGGCACCCCGGCCGCGCGGATGCCTCAGCTGGACAAGGCCGTGATCAAGGAGCGCGCTGCGCGCCTGCGCGAAACAGGCGAAAACGCGCTCAAAACCCATTTTTCGCGCCATATTGGCGAAATATGTGACGTTCTGGTGGAGCGGGAAATCTCCGCGCGCCTGCCGGACTTTACCCCCGTAAAACTGTCGCGGGATCCCGGCCAAGCTGGACGGCCCGTGCGGGCCCATATAACCGGGCATGACGGCAGGCAGCTGATCGGAGAAATAGACGCATGA
- the ftsY gene encoding signal recognition particle-docking protein FtsY — MILWFGKKKKKEELKAAGAEMASPELSAEELAAKEAAEAEAAKAAAEKEEIERVVAEANRAWEERQAREAEEAAAEAKRLEDEARRAEEAAAAADAEEAARLAEEAEKARKAREERAAQQAKAEAELKLLADRREAERLRAEAEAAARAAMEAEANNPGFVAKLGQGLSRSSSRLTEGLAALGRRKLDDDTIEELEDLLITSDLGSKVAGRVTKNLSKERFDREISEEEIKLALASEITDVLKPREKIVDFSDGTSPRIVLFVGVNGSGKTTTIGKIASKLKEQGAKALLVAGDTFRAAAIEQLTVWGDRAGIPVMSKPTGADAAGLVYEAIEKAKAEDLDLVLIDTAGRLQNKAELMAELEKVVRVIKKLDPTAPHDVILVLDATVGQNALNQVEAFRNTAGVTGLVMTKLDGTAKGGVLVAIAEAYDLPIHFIGIGEKAEDLRPFSAEAFSKALVGVST; from the coding sequence ATGATCCTCTGGTTCGGGAAGAAAAAGAAAAAAGAGGAGCTGAAGGCCGCTGGCGCAGAGATGGCCTCGCCGGAGCTGTCGGCTGAGGAGCTCGCCGCGAAAGAAGCGGCCGAAGCCGAAGCCGCGAAGGCGGCTGCCGAAAAGGAAGAAATCGAACGCGTCGTCGCCGAAGCCAACCGTGCCTGGGAAGAGCGCCAGGCCCGCGAAGCGGAAGAGGCGGCGGCCGAAGCCAAACGCCTGGAAGACGAAGCGCGCCGGGCGGAAGAGGCCGCCGCCGCGGCCGATGCTGAAGAAGCCGCCCGCCTTGCAGAAGAGGCGGAGAAAGCCCGTAAGGCGCGCGAGGAACGCGCCGCCCAGCAGGCAAAGGCCGAAGCCGAACTGAAACTTCTGGCCGACCGGCGAGAGGCCGAGCGCCTGCGCGCCGAAGCCGAGGCGGCCGCCCGCGCGGCAATGGAGGCCGAAGCCAACAATCCGGGTTTCGTTGCGAAGCTGGGGCAGGGCCTGTCGCGGTCCTCCTCGCGCCTGACGGAAGGCCTCGCGGCTCTCGGTCGCCGCAAGCTCGACGATGATACGATCGAGGAACTGGAAGACCTTCTGATCACGTCGGATCTCGGCTCGAAAGTTGCGGGCCGGGTCACGAAAAACCTGTCAAAAGAGCGATTTGACCGCGAAATCAGCGAGGAAGAGATCAAACTGGCGCTGGCCAGCGAGATTACAGACGTGCTGAAACCGCGTGAGAAGATCGTCGATTTTTCCGATGGCACCAGTCCGCGGATCGTTCTGTTCGTCGGCGTGAACGGGTCCGGCAAGACAACGACGATCGGCAAGATCGCCTCGAAACTGAAAGAGCAGGGCGCCAAAGCCCTGCTGGTGGCGGGCGATACGTTTCGTGCCGCGGCCATCGAGCAGCTGACCGTCTGGGGCGACCGCGCCGGAATCCCGGTCATGTCGAAACCGACGGGCGCCGATGCGGCAGGTCTCGTCTATGAGGCCATCGAAAAGGCGAAGGCGGAGGATCTGGATCTCGTCCTGATCGACACGGCCGGACGCCTGCAAAACAAGGCGGAACTGATGGCGGAGCTTGAGAAAGTCGTCCGTGTCATCAAGAAGCTCGACCCGACCGCGCCGCATGATGTTATTCTCGTGCTGGACGCCACCGTCGGTCAGAATGCCCTCAACCAGGTGGAAGCCTTCCGCAATACGGCCGGCGTGACGGGCCTCGTCATGACCAAGCTGGACGGGACGGCGAAGGGCGGCGTGCTGGTGGCGATTGCTGAGGCCTATGACCTGCCGATCCATTTCATCGGCATCGGGGAGAAGGCAGAAGACCTCCGCCCATTCAGTGCGGAAGCCTTCTCGAAAGCCCTGGTGGGCGTCAGCACCTAG
- a CDS encoding septation protein IspZ: MTEFDQKTATHPDDDPQQANVKDAAARAGGIWTELGPTLAFIVIYNVMLRFPEEGLFSKENALFWATGVLIVATAAVIGMKLIRKQKIPPFLLVSSSLIGVFGVLGIAFHSKLLLFLKPTIINLMFAGAIFGGLAVGRNIWKMLFNELFHLPDYAWRVLAIRWGLYFIAMAIWNIVVWQAFGEAAWANWKMGNIVIGFVFALANTPYTLKHMQTHPDER, encoded by the coding sequence ATGACCGAGTTTGATCAGAAGACCGCGACCCACCCGGACGATGACCCGCAGCAGGCGAACGTCAAGGACGCTGCCGCACGTGCCGGGGGAATCTGGACCGAACTCGGCCCGACGCTGGCCTTCATTGTCATCTATAATGTCATGCTGCGCTTTCCCGAGGAGGGGCTGTTTTCCAAGGAAAACGCGCTCTTCTGGGCCACGGGTGTCCTCATTGTGGCAACGGCTGCCGTGATCGGCATGAAACTGATCCGTAAGCAGAAGATTCCGCCATTCCTGCTGGTTTCCTCAAGCCTGATCGGTGTTTTCGGCGTTCTGGGCATCGCGTTTCATTCCAAGCTGCTGCTCTTTCTGAAACCCACCATTATCAATCTGATGTTTGCCGGCGCGATTTTCGGCGGCCTCGCCGTTGGCCGCAATATCTGGAAAATGCTGTTCAACGAGCTTTTTCATCTGCCGGACTATGCCTGGCGTGTGCTGGCGATCCGTTGGGGCCTATACTTTATTGCAATGGCGATATGGAACATCGTGGTGTGGCAGGCCTTTGGTGAGGCTGCCTGGGCGAACTGGAAGATGGGCAATATCGTCATCGGCTTTGTGTTCGCCCTTGCGAACACGCCCTATACCCTGAAGCATATGCAGACGCACCCTGACGAGCGCTGA